A region of the Desulfobacter postgatei 2ac9 genome:
GGAATTGTTGGAAGTCTACGGGGTCTCTCCGGAGAAGTTTTTTAAAGATTATGAAACCATGAACCGGGTGGAGATTATAAAAAAGGACCAGCGCCGGGTTTACCAGCGCAAGGGGTTTAAATATGAAACCCTGAGTGGATACAGCCAGTCCAAAGGCAACCACTCATTTACCGCCTTTTTTCTTGAGCTTGCCCCGGGACAGAAGCGGGGGGATGAGAATGACGGCCATCTTGGCCGGGAGCTGGGGATTGTGGTTAACGGTTGTGGTCAGTTGATTTACGGCGGGGATGTCTACGATATCAGTGACGGGGATACCCTCTCTTTTTCGTCACAGATACCCCATGTGATTAAAAATACCGGTAAGGATTTGTTTCAGGCCTACTGGATTGTCACACCGGCTGACGGTGAAGATTATTTTGGTGAAGGAAATAACAAGTAATGGAGAGTGCCATGGGAAAAACAATTGCTGAGAAAATTTTTGACGCCCATCTGGTGGACAAACCCTTCGGGGATGTCAGCGTCCTGCGCCTGGATCGGGTTTTTTGTCATGAAATTACCACCCCGATTGCGATCCAGGATCTGGTTGCACGCGGAAAAGACCGGGTGTTTGATCCGGATAAAATCAAGGCGGTGATTGATCATGTTTCACCGGCCAAGGATTCCAAAACCGCCATGCAGGGAAAAATTCTGCGGGACTGGGCCTTGCGTCACGGTATAAAAGATTTTTTTGATATCGGCCGGAACGGGGTCTGCCATGCCCTGTTTCCTGAAAAAGGGTTTGTCCGTCCCGGATTCACCATCATTATGGGCGACTCACATACCTGCACCCACGGGGCATTTGGTGCCTTTGCCGCGGGCGTGGGCACCACCGATCTGGAGGTGGGCATTTTAAAGGGGGTGTGCACCTTTAAACAGCCGGAAACCTTTAAAATTGAAATCACCGGCACCCTTCGTCCGGGCGTATATGCCAAGGATATTATTCTTGAGGTGATTGGTCAGATTTCAGTGAACGGGGCGACCAATATGGTCATTGAGTTTACCGGCCCTGTGGTGGATGCCATGGGCATGGACCAGCGCATGACCCTTGCCAATATGGCCGTGGAGGCCGGTGCCACATCGGGTATCTGTCTGCCGGACATGACAACGGTACAGTATCTGTGGCCTTTTATTAAGGATGAGTTCGAAAGCCCCGAGGAGGCTCTGGCACAATATTCCCGGTTCAGTTCCGATCCGGATGCCGTCTATGCAAAGACAAAAACCATTGATGTCACCAGCCTTGAACCCATGGTGACCTTTGGATTCAAACCGGATAATGTTAAACCGGTCTCCCAGATGACGGGTACGCACGTGGATCAGGTTTACATCGGTTCCTGTACCAATGGGCGTCTGGAGGATCTTCGGGAAGCAGCCGCCGAGGTGGCAGGTAAAAAAATCAGCCCCGGAGTACGGGCCATTGTATCTCCTGCTACGCCTGATATTTTTAAGGCGGCACTGGATGAAGGACTGATTAAAATTTTTATGGATGCCGGGTTTTGCGTGACCAACCCCACCTGCGGGGCCTGTCTTGGCATGAGTAACGGGGTTCTGGCTGAAGGGGAGGTGGCTGCGTCCACCACCAACAGAAATTTTAACGGACGAATGGGCAAAGGCGGCATGGTTCATCTCATGAGCCCGGCCACGGCGGCGGCCACCGCACTCCATGGTGTGATCACTCATTCTGACCGGTTTAAAAGTTAGGGAGGTATATTATGAAAGACTTTGAAGGAAATATGCTCTGCCTGGACCGGGCAGATATCAATACCGACGAAATTATTCCGGCCAGATACCTGACGGAAAGTTCAAAATCCGCCTTGAAACCACACCTGCTTGAAGATTTAATCCTGGATGGTTTTAATCCCCAGACCGATTTGAAAGATATCCGTGTGATTTTATCCCGGGGCAATTTCGGGTGTGGCTCTTCCAGGGAGCATGCGCCCTGGGCACTGGAAGCTAACGGCATCAATGTGGTCATCGCCCCAAGCTTTGCCCGGATTTTCAGGCAGAATATGTTTAATTGCGGCATGATGGCCATTGAATTGCCTGAAGATAAGGTCCAGGCCCTGTTCGAGCTGGGTGAGGGCAAAGATGGCCGGCTTTGCATAGATGTGGAAAGCCAGACCATCACCGCAACCAATGGCAGCGGCAAAGAACTGAAACTTGAATTTCCTGTTTCACAATTTGACAAAACCCTGGTAAAAACCGGCGGCTGGGTAGAGTTCGCAGATAAAAATTATTAATTAGCGCCTGAACGAAAACCGCGTGTTTGGACGGCTCGTAAGAGGGGCGTATGCCCACAAAGTTGCCCGGATGCGCATAAAATTTAACCCCCTCACGGTTGTGAGGGGGTTACGTTTTTTTGTTAACCTTATCTTGAAAAAATATAGGCCTTCCCAGATAATGTTAATGTTTTTAGCATTGATTTTTTTCACATTTATGCCGATCTGGTTATTCTTTCTTTTCGGATATTATTCTGTTAGATAAGTCACTATGAAAGATAAACGGAAACCACAGATCAACTTGTTAGTCACACAAGGAGTTAACATTGAGAAACTGGCTTAAATCCTTATTGTTTGTTTCAGCTTTTTCGCCAGCACTATTGGCTCTAGCTGGAGTCAGGTATTATTCAAAGGGCCTGGATACAGTTTTTTATCAGTTGGTAGTAATTGCATTGATCGGTATCATCTTACCATTCTTGATTCTTTCACTCATAAGAAAAAAAGCAGAAATAATCAACTTCAAAGCCAAAAAAGTTGAATCTGCAGATTATTTGCTTCTTGTATTTATTGGAAGTTACATCGCACCCATAATCATGAAAGTAGCGGAAATAAACTTTGAGATCACAGCAATCATTGTTTTAATCTTATTCTTCGTTGCATGGATTATTTCTTATATTCCAACTCATCCTCTTTTATACATAGCTAAATTCAGATTTTATAAAGTAGAGTCTGATACTGGAATGGTCTATGTCCTCATGGCGAGACGAATCATAAGAAGTCCTAAAAGCATCAAAGAAGTAAAACAAATCTCTAACAGTATGTTAATGGAGTGATAAATGCCCTTAAACCTTTTTGCACTTACAAACAACCCTTCAAAAAGAATTGTAAAGTTTGAATTATCAAACGATGTTCAAGAGGAATTAACAAACTATCTCACAGCACAAGAAACAAGATTTACTCAAGCTGAAGAAGAAATAGAATTTGATGGAAAGTACAAGCCTGATGATGGAGAAATTCTTTTCATTGACGGCTATGACGATATTGATGACTTATCATCAGCAGTTGAAAACCCATTAAGTCCAGAAGTCGTTGACCCAACAGAAGATTTTTTTGCTGAAATAAAAGCACTTTTCACTGGATATACGGCAGAGAATGGAAATGTAAGAGTACTACTTCAAAATTTTGATAAAAGAAGGATAATCTCCACAAATGGCTTATCTATTTTTCATTCGTCTAATGTTTACAAAAAAATTGAGGGTATTGGGTTGACCATTGACCATAAACTTACAGCAACTTTAGAGAGCGGGAAATTAAAATTTTTCAGCTTTCACAATACTCGCCAAATGTTTGATTTGAGTGAATACTATAAAGTTGCCACCGATGATGATGTAAGAGAATTTGCAGCTCTTGATATAATAAAGTCAGAAAACACTGAACAACTAATCGAGATTTCTGATTCTTGGGTTAGAAGGAAAATATCTCTTATCCATCAAAGTGGGATTTTACAAAATGTTCCAATAAATGAGATGAAGACTGTTGCTACTGAATTCAATATTCCATTTTTGACAGAAATGGACGATTCAGAAGAAGTGATAAAATTGCCAGATAATAAACGAGATCTAAAAAAAATGTTACGATTCCTTGATGAAGACTACTATAAATCGCCACTTTCAAACACAGCATTTGTGACCAATTCAAAAAGGGTAGTTACCATCTGAAATCAGCTAACAAATGCTTCAGCCAGCGCTCGTTCCTCGCGCGTCTAAAGCTGTTTATTCATACAAAGGGACGGTTCTATATGAAAGTTAATGTAAAAAAAATTGAAGGAATATGGGATAAAGGTTTTTCCTTAGATAAACATACAATCAGTAGTACACCTATAGGATATAATGACTATGGCCATATGCAATTTGATACAATTCGCCCAGAGGCCGGTGAAGCATTGTTCCAGCTTAAATACCGCTCAGATTTCACACAGGCTCCTATAATTGCATCCCAAATGTACGAGTCCTTGGCAAAAAAATATCCCTTTGTTAGCTTCATAGTTCCAATGCCAGCGTCCAGACAAAGACAAAGACAACCAGTAACTGAAATTGCAAGATCATTAGCCAATTTAATGAATGTTCCATGTTTGGAAGAATTTTTAATTAAAAAACAAGCTACTCCGGCGATGAAAGATATTCATGATAGAGATGAAAAAGTACAGACCTTAGAAAATGCCTTCTCGATCAATGATACTATAGGTGATGGGCTTTATGACGTATTGGTTGTAGACGACTTATTTGATACGGGTTCATCACTTGAAGCCGCTACTAATGTGTTAAAAAGTTGTGGTAAAATACAACATGTTTATGTGGCAACTGTTACAAGGAAAAAATAATGCATAAAATTTTTATTTCAGGTTCCATGCGAATAAAAAATATTGATAAGGCAGTAATTAACAGAGTTAACAATATTATCAACTCAAAATTTGGAATAATCATTGGAGATGCCGATGGTGTTGATTCGTCTATCCAAAATTATTTAAAAAATACCAACTATGATGAAGTGACAGTCTACTGTACTGGTCAAATACCACGTAATAATTTAGGTTCTTGGAGTATTAACCCCATCGTTACCGACAAAAAACCTGGGACCCGTGAATATTTCACTGCAAAAGATTTAAGTATGGCAAAAGACTGTGATTTCGGGTTAATGATTTGGGATTCAAAAAGTACAGGTACATTGAGTAATGTTTTAGAGTTGCTATATTCGAATAAAAAATCTTTGGTATTCGTGAATAAACTTAAACAATTTTTTGAAATTACAAACGTAGAATCATTTGAAAAATTGATTTCTGTAATGAGTGAAGCGTATTTTGAGAAAGCGGATAAGAAAATAAAATTAAGAAATAAACTCAAACAATTAAAGAATAAACAACTAGAATTATTTGACTAACAAATAAATTCAGGGGACGCAAAAAGCCGGGGATAAATGGGGTCAGAGTAAAATTAAATTTTTTAATTTTAACTATAATTTGAACCATTATCTTCAAAATAATTTTACTCTGGTCCTAATTATTCGGCCGGCGGGTTAAGGAAAAGAAAAGAGGAAGGCCGGTTGGGTGGCGGAAGCCAAAGATTTAATTTTACTCTGACCCCAATTAGAATCAGAACGCTACAGAGGAAGCTCTATTGTAAGGCCAAGCCAAGCAGTCAAAGAGCGCAAGCCTTACGATGAAGAACATCGGAAAGCCGTGTAAGGAAAAACCGTATGCACGATTTGATGAGGGAGCATTGAGGATGCAAGGTCTTTGGAACACGTAGTAGCCGCGTGCGGCAAGGCGTCTCGAATATAAAAAGGGCTAAAGAAACCGGCCGAATCAGTGCTCTACTCTATCCGGATTAAAGATGTCCCCGGATGGTAAGAATCGAATAGTGTAACGCCCAATTTCTATCAGTGACAAAAAAGTGTAACGGGCAGATATCCCGCTGCTTACCCCGCCCAAAATTTCAATAAATACCCCGCCTATCCTGCCTTTTGGTGGCATCCATGGTGTTTGTTGAAAGGAGCCAAAGGCGTTACACTATTTTGAAAAACTGGGTAAAAAATACCCGTTACACTATTTGAATCTCAGCACCCGGATTAGATATTTTTTTTTGGAAAACACCAACATAGTCTCACCCCAATTTTTCAAACCTTGATTTTTTTTTCTTGCCTTAACTTATTCCACCCTGATACAGATATTTCATACCTGTATCAGGGTGGAGATAATATTTCGGATTCTGGAGGATTGGTTATGATTTGGCTGACAAAAAACAAATTCGGGTACCTTTATCTTTTATCACTATAGGGTTCTGCTTCTCCGCGTTTAACCTTTAACAGAAGGAAACCTTTAAATGGAACATACCTCTAATGCAACACATCGCTGGAGATTCTGTCGTCTGGGTGGATTTGATCAGGTACGCCTGGAAAGAACTGAAGACCTTCAGCATCTGATGGAGCTTGATCAAAAACTTTGGGCTGCGCTCAGTTGTCCGGTTAATGGTCTGGAATTCGATTCCAGAACTCTGGCTATGCTTGACAGTGATTCCGATGGGCGGGTGCGTGTTCAGGAGGTTCTGGCTGCAGTAAACTGGATCTGTTCGGTACTCAATAGTCTGGATTCGGTAATGGCTGGTTCCAGCGAACTGCCTCTGCAGGCTATCAACGACAGCAATCCGGAGGGACAGCAGCTGCTTGCTTCGGCCAGACAACTCCTTACTTATCTTCGCAAATCCGAGGCTGACCGTATCACCATTGAAGATGTTGCCGACACCTCCCTGCTGCTTCACGATTCAGCTTTCAACGGCGATGGCATCATCCCGACCCACTCGGCTGAGGACGAAGAAACAAGGACGCTTATTGAGGAAATCATGACCTGTGTCGGCAGTGATGAGGATCGCAGCGGTCTGCCAGGCATCTCCCGGGAACGGATCGACCTCTTTTTCGAGTCTGCGCGATTGTATACAGAGTGGTGGGCAAAGGCGACCAGCAATCCTGCTGTCCTGCCATTTGGTGAGACCACTACGGATGTCGCTGCAGTGTTTAGCTCACTGAAGAACAAAATTGACGATTTTTTTGTGCGCTGCAGCCTGGCGGCTTTTGACGCTAAAGCCGAGGAGCCTCTCAATCCCTCGATTGTCACCTACGAAGCCATTGCCGGCCAGGATCTGCATGGTGCGACCGAAGAACTGGGGCGTTTTCCTCTGGCGCACATTCAGGCTGGGCGTGCCCTGCCACTAAAGGAGGGACTCAACCCGGCCTGGGCTGGCCTCATGAAGCAGTTCGTAAAGATGATTGTCGCTCCGTCGTTCGGATCGCTGGAGCAGGTTGACGAGGATCAATGGCAGCAGATCAAAGCCAATTTTGCCGCCTACGAGGCCTGGAGCGCCGAAAAAAGTGGGGTGGAGGTCGAACCGCTGGGTCTTGAGCGGATACAGACAATACTGCAGAGCTCGCAGCGGGAACGACTGGAAGAACTTATCGAACGTGATCTGGAGCTGACACAACAGGTTGATACCATTATCAAGGTTGAGAAGCTGGTACATTTCAACCGGGATCTTTACCGTTTGCTCAATAATTTTGTTACTTTTCGCGATTTTTATGCCCAGGGACGCAAAGCCATTTTCCAGTCCGGTACGCTCTTTATTGATGGCCGGGCCTGCGAACTTTGTGTCAGGGTGGCAAGTGTCGACACCCATAGCCCGCTCGCCAGTCTGAGCAGGGCATACCTGGCGTATTGCAACTGCAAGCGTCGCAACAGCAGTGAGACTATGATCATTGCCGCTGCTTTTACCGGCGGTGACTCAGACAACCTGATGGTCGGTCGAAACGGTGTGTTTTACGATGCCAAGGGTGATGACTGGGATGCGACAATCGTCAAAATCATCGACCATCCGATCAGCGTCTCTCAGGCGTTTTGGTCACCCTATAAACGCATTGGCCGCATGATCGGCGAGCAGCTTGAAAAATTTGCCGCCGCGAAAGATAAAGCGGTGGACAGCGGCACCAGTGCCGGGATAGCCGACGTGGGAAATAAGGCGGCTGCCGGTGCCAAACCCGCTCCGCCTTTTGATGTGGGCAAATTTGCTGGTATCTTCGCAGCCATCGGTTTGGCTTTGGGTGCTATCGGCACTGCAGTCGCTGCGATTATTGGCGGCTTCATGGGCCTGCCTGTTTGGCAAGTGCCGTTGGCTTTCGGTGGCATAATACTTGTTATTTCAGGTCCATCCATGCTGATCGCCTTCCTCAAGCTGCGGCAGCGCAACCTCGGCCCTATTCTTGACGCCAACGGCTGGGCGGTCAATACCAAGGCCCGCATCAACATCCCGTTCGGCGCCACGCTCACCAAGATGGCGGAGTTGCCCAAAGGCGCCGACCGGACCCTGGTCGATCCCTTTGCCGAAAAAAAACCCCACTGGAAACGATGGGTATTTCTGGTGATACTGCTCACGGTCCTGAGTTTTGCCTGGAACAAGGGCTATATTCAGCAAATCAGCCAGAAAATTACGGCCAGAATAGCAGGTCAAACAAGCAATAGTCAAACGCAACCTGCGCCTGAACCATCCCAGGAACAGAAGCCTGAACCTGCAGCTAAATAATTCACTAAAAGTATGGAGAATTTCTCGCCGGACCAATACTGGTCCGGCTTTTCTCTTTTAACAAATTTAACTCTCCTTTGGTAGAGTTGCTCTCACTTGCACCTGAACTATACTCACGAGGAGACCGTTCATTAACAATGACCTTTGAAGATCAGTTAAATGTTCTGATATACTTCCATCTTCAAGAGTACAAATCCCCCCGACATCTGATTCAAGATCTGGACGAAAATGAATTTATACCGTTATAATCCGCATAAAACAGTGGAGCTGCCTGTCAGGACCTGCCGCCGCTCCAGTGCAGCCGTGTTTTCAGCACTCTGAAATAGGAGTGGGGTTCAAAGGAGATCATTTTTACGCTGTGGCGGCTTTTTTGAATATAGATCCTGTCACGGGCGGTATCCATATCAAAACCCTCCTGGCCGTCCAGGGTCAGAATCATATCCTCGGGGCTGCCTTTCAGTCTGATTTCGATCTGGATATGGTCCGGGATGAGTAACGGCCGGTTGGTCAGGGTAAATGGACAGATCGGGGTCAAAATGGTGGATGGCACCTCGGGATGAACTACAGGCCCGCCTGCGGCCAGGGAATAGGCCGTCGATCCAGTCGGCGTGGCCACAATCAGACCATCGGCCCGGTAGGTGGTCAAGTAGGTGTCATCCAAATAGACGGCGCATGAGGCAAGCCTCGACAGGGCCGCCTTATTGATGACCGCATCATTCAGCACATCTTCGTCCACAATGCACTGACTGTCCCGGATTACCCGGATATTGAGGCGGCTGCGTTCCTGGATAAGATAATCCCCGTTAAACACTGTCTCAACCACCTTGCAAAGAAGATCCTCCGTGGTTTCAGCAAGAAATCCGACTTCACCGAATTTGACCCCCATCAGGGGGATGTCCGAATCACCGATATATCGGGCCACACTTAAAAATGTGCCGTCTCCGCCAAGCACAACAATGCAGATCAGATCTTCGGGGATGGGTGGCGGCGTCGGAGCCTGGGTGTCAATGATCAGGCACCTGTCCCCTATGTGCCGGATCAATTCCCGGGCTTTGTCCTGGGCGTGATCTTCGTCTTTTATTACAAGTCCGATGCGCTGCTTACTCACGTTTTTCCTCTTGTCTGTTTGGGGTTAGTGTTCCGCCTCGGCCCAGTTGGCGCCGGCACCAAAGTTGACTTTTAAAGGCACCTTCAGAGGCGTAACGTTTTCCATAACCTGCTTTGCCATGGCCATGAGTTTCTCTTTTTCCTGTTCAGGGGTTTCAAAAATGATTTCATCGTGTACGGATAAGAGCATTTTTGACGCCATTCTTTCCGTTGCAAGGGCTGCCTGCATTTTGATCATGGCAAGCTTGATCAAATCCGCAGCACTGCCCTGGATGGGCGTATTCACGGCAGCTCTTTGGGCGAAGTTTCGTAAATTGGCGTTGGATGAACGGATGTCATCCAGTCTTCGTTTTCTGCCGAACAGGGTCGATACCTCGCAGGTTTCCCGGGTTTGCATGATGGTTTTATCAATAAAGGTTTTTACCCCGGCATAACGTTTGAAATAATTGTCAATGTAAATATCGGCCATTTTCCGGCTGATGCCCAGCTCATTGGCCAGGCGAAACGCCCCCATGCCATAGATGATGCCGAAGTTGATGGCTTTGGCCTGGCTGCGCATCTCATCCGTAACAAGACCGGGCAGCACCTGGAATACTTCCAGGGCCGTACGGGTATGAATATCCTCATCTTTCCGGAAGGATTCAATGAGAATGGGGTCCATGGCACAATGGGCCAGAAGCCGCAGTTCAATCTGGGAATAGTCCGCGGAAATAAGGGTGCAGCCGTCTGCCGGGATAAAGGCCTGCCGGATCTTTTTCCCTTCGGGTTTGCGAATGGGAATGTTCTGCAGATTCGGGTTGGACGATGACAGGCGGCCGGTGACGGTTATGGTCTGGTTAAAGGAGGTGTGGATGCGTCCGGTCTGCGGGTGTACCAGTGACGACAGGGAATCCACATAAGTGGATTTCAGTTTGTCCAGGGTTCTGTACCGTAACAGTTTTTCAGGCAATTCATGGGTTTCGGCAAGTTGAGTGAGTACCTGGACATCCGTGGAAAACCCTGTTCTTTTGCGGGTCTTTTTAACGGTCTTAAGGCCTAACTTTTCAAACAGAATCACCCCAAGCTGCTGGGATGAATTGATGTTGAACTCTTCCCCGGCAAGTTCGTAGATTTTTTGCTCAAGGGTTTTCAGTTCTTCCTCAAACTCCAGGGACAATTGGCCAAGCACATCCGTATCCACACGGATTCCTGCCATCTCCATTTTTGCCAGAACGCAGATCAAAGGCACTTCAATGGTTTCCATCAAAGGGGTCAGCCCCTTGTCCTCGATCTGTTTTTTCAATACCGCATATGCCATGAATGTCAGATCTGCGTCTTCTGCCGCATACTCTGCGGCAAGGTCAAGGGGGACCTCCTGGAACCCGATCTGGTTTTTTCCTTTGCCGGTAACCTCTTCGTAGGAAACCATTTTGTACCCGAAAAGGTTCATGGCAATGCGGTCTAACCCATGTCCCCGGGTGCCGGGATTGAGCAGGTGGGAGGCGATCATGGTGTCAAACACAATGCCTTTGATCTCAATGCCGTATCGGGCCAGGACGATGAAGTCATATTTGATGTTCTGGCCCACTTTAGCGATGTCAGGATTTTCAAGCAATGGCTTGAAAATACGAAGGAGATCTTCTTTTTCCGGCATCTGTATCCCGCCTGTGTTGGTGTGTCCCACCGGAATGTAAAAACCGGCATCTTCCATATATGAAAAGGACAGACCCACAAGATCCGCCCGCATGGGGTCGATGTCTGTGGTCTCCGTATCAACGGCAAACACCCCTTTTTTTTCAAGCGCCGATGCCAGATGTTCCATGTCGGCAACGGTGTGGAGCATTTTATATGTTTTTTTTGATTTATCTGTTGTTTCAGAAAATTCCGAGGCAAGTGTTTTAAATTCAAATGACTGGAACAGTTCAAAGGCTTTGCGGGTGTTAATATCCTGTTCTTGTAGTTGAAAATCGCTTAGGGGCTGCTCAACATGTACATGCTGGTCAATGGTGGCAAGATCCCGGCTTAAATCGACCATCTTTTGGGAAGCTATCAGGTTTTCATGCAGTTTCTTCTTTTTTTTCAGCTGGTCCAGATTCGTGTAGATATTGTTGATGGAGCCGTATTCGGCAATCAGTGCAACTGCGGTTTTCATGCCCACGCCTTTTACACCGGGGATGTTGTCTGAGGTGTCTCCGGCAAGGCCCAGCACGTCAATGAACTGTTCGGGTTCAAGTCCCATTTCCTCTTTTACCCCGGCCCGGTCTGTGACGGTATCCTTCATGGGATCCCACAGGATGCAGTCATCCGTGATCAACTGGATAAAATCTTTGTCTCCTGTGACCATGACCACCTTGAATCCCTTGGCCTGGGCAATGCGGGCGTAGGTACCCACAAGATCATCGGCCTCATATCCGGTTTTCTCGATAATGGGAATGTTCAATGCCTTGATAATCGCTTTGATGTCAGGGATCTGGATGGCCAGTTCTTCGGGCATGGGCGGACGGTTGGCTTTATATTCATCAAACATTTTATGGCGAAAGGTGGGCCCTTTGACATCAAAGAAAACGCCTGCGTATTTGGGTTGTTTGTCCTTAATCAGTTTAAGCAGGATCCGTGTGAATCCGAACGTTGCATTGGTGGGGTGTCCCTTTGAGGTAGAGAGGCTGCGGATGGCATGAAAGGCTCGATATAAAAATGCGCTGCCGTCAATTAGATAAATGGTGTTTTGTGCCGCCATAGTCGCTTCCTAAGGAAATTGTCTGTTGAATTATTATTTAATTAGCGGCATATATACTATCTTTTAAAAGAAAGGAGAAGTCTTATGTCTCAACAATCCCGGCCAAGGACCAACGCCGGAAAGTCCCGGCGGCGGCAAAACCGGTCAAAAATCTGTCATTGCTGCGGTGCCGATGTCATGTTCTGCTGGCAGTGTCGGTGCGGATTTTCCATGTGTCAATCCTGCATGTATGAAAATCAGTGGGGGATGACCTGCAACGGAATTACATGGGAATGCCCCGACTGCGGGGCTCAGAACGGGTATGGCAACCAATAGTGAAAGGAACGGCACCATGGCTGAAAAATTGAAGGTCGGCACATTGATATCCGGTGGCGGCACCAACCTGCAGGCCATTATTGATGCCTGCAACCAGGGGCGCATTGATGCGCAAATTGTTTTTACCGGATCAGACGTTGACGGCGTGAAAGGCCTGGCGCGGGCAAAAAAAGCAGGTATTGACACGTTTGTGGTGGATTATGCCCGGATCATTGCCGATTGTCGCAAGACACGGGATATTGACAGCCTGCTTCCCAAAGATTTTGACCTTGACGTGATTCTTGGAAAACAGCGACTGGTGGATGTGGAAAAGAATCGTGAAAAAGCCCTGTTTTTTATAAAATCCAGGGTCATTGCCGAACGGCAGCTTTTGGATAATATTGAATCCTATGATATGGATTTGCTGGTTCTGGCCGGGTTCATGCGGGTGTTTACCCCTTATTTTATTGACCGGATTAATA
Encoded here:
- the purN gene encoding phosphoribosylglycinamide formyltransferase; the encoded protein is MAEKLKVGTLISGGGTNLQAIIDACNQGRIDAQIVFTGSDVDGVKGLARAKKAGIDTFVVDYARIIADCRKTRDIDSLLPKDFDLDVILGKQRLVDVEKNREKALFFIKSRVIAERQLLDNIESYDMDLLVLAGFMRVFTPYFIDRINTNASGHRIMNIHPALLPAFPGTDGYGETFRYGCKIGGCTVHFVDYGEDTGPIIGQKAFEIADGDTLEDVKEKGLQKEWELYPACIQKFAQSR